The following are encoded together in the Panthera leo isolate Ple1 chromosome B4, P.leo_Ple1_pat1.1, whole genome shotgun sequence genome:
- the PVALB gene encoding parvalbumin alpha has product MSMTDLLEAEDIKKAVEAFTAVDSFDYKKFFQMVGLKKKSPDDIKRVFLILDKDKSGFIEKEELGFILKGFYPDARDLSVKETKMLMTAGDTNGDGKIDIDEFFSLVAES; this is encoded by the exons ATGTCTATGACAGACTTGCTCGAGGCTGAGGACATCAAGAAGGCGGTGGAGGCCTTTACCG CTGTCGACTCCTTCGACTACAAAAAGTTCTTCCAAATGGTCGGCCTGAAGAAGAAGAGCCCGGATGACATAAAAAGGGTGTTCCTCATCCTGGATAAAGACAAGAGCGGCTTCATCGAGAAGGAGGAGCTGGG ATTCATCCTAAAGGGCTTCTACCCAGATGCCAGAGACCTGTCTGTGAAAGAAACCAAGATGCTGATGACCGCTGGCGATACGAATGGGGACGGCAAGATTGATATCGATG